CCAGCGGGTGTTTGTCGATCGCAATCTGCCCCACGCGAGCGGTCTCTCGGCGCTTCTGACCCTCGCCGTCTTTCTTCCCATGGCGGCGGTGGTTTTCATGCAGAAGAGAAGAGAAAAACCCGAGACGATCGTGAAGGAGAGCGCATGAAACGGAGCAGGGTGCCCCTTATCGTGACCGTCGCCGTCCTGGTCTTTTTTTATCTGCCCATACTGGTGCTGATCATCAACTCCTTCAATGCATCCCGTTTCGGCAGCACCTGGGAGGGGTGGACCCTCCACTGGTATGCAAGGCTCCTCCACGAGCGGGAGATATGGCATGCCCTGAAGAACAGCCTCATCATCGCCTTCAGCTCTTCCGCCGTTTCCATCGTTCTGGGGAGCCTGGCGGCCTTCGGGCTTCACCGGTACGAGACGCGCTTTCAACGAGCCCAGTTCATGCTTATCTACACTCCTCTGGTCATGCCCGAGATCCTCATGGGCATCAGTCTCCTTCTCTTTTTCGTCGCCGTCGGCATGAACCTGGGACTTCTGACCATTTTCATGGCCCATGTGACGTTCTGTATCAGTTACGTGGCCATGGTCGTACTCGGGAGACTGCAGGATTTTGATTTTTCCGTGGTTGAAGCGGCCCAGGACCTCGGTGCCGACTGGTGGACGACAACGGTGCGCGTTCTCCTGCCGCTCCTGGCACCGGGCATCATTGCCGGGGGGTTGCTCGCCTTCACTCTTTCAATCGATGATTTCGTCATAACCTTTTTCGTCGCGGGTCCCGGCTCGACGACGCTGCCCATTCGGATCTACAGCATGATCAAGCACGGCTCGCCGCCGCTTATCAACGCGCTGTCGACGATACTGCTGGTGGTCACGTTCCTGGCGGTATGGATAAGTCAACACCTGACGGAGGAAAAACAATGAAAAGAACAATTGTACTGTCCGTGATGGTCATCTCGGCGCTGTTCCTTGCCTTTTCCGGGTGCAGCCGGTCCAAGCCGGTTCTGCATGTGTACACCTGGGCGGATTACATCAAACCCGAACTGATCCAGCGGTTCGAACAGGAACAGGGCTGCCAGGTCGTGATCGACACCTTTGATTCCAACGAGGTCATGTACGCCAAGCTCAAGGCGGGCGGTGGCGGGTATGACATTCTCATGCCGAGCAGCTACATGGTGAAGATCATGCATGACCAGGGAATGCTTCGATCCCTCGATCATGCCCTGCTGCCGAATATTCAATATGTCGATCCCGAATATCTTAAGGTCGCCCTCGACCCGCGGATGGACTACAGCGTGCCTTACATGCTGACAACGACGGTCATTGCCTACCTGGAGAGCAGGACGCCCGATTTCATCCCCTCCTGGAGCATGTTCGACCGCGCGGACCTCGCGGGACGGATGACCATGCTGAACGACATGCGGGAGACGATCGGGGCCGCCCTGAAATATCTCGGGTACAGCATCAATACCAGAGATGAAGAGCAACTTGCGGCGGCCCGGGACGTGGTCATCCGCTGGAAAAAGAATCTGGCAAAATTCGAGAACGAACAATACAAGACGGGTCTTGCCTCGGGAGAGTTCGTCGTTGTCCATGGATACAGCGGCGATATCATGCAGGTCCAGGAAGAGAACGAGGATATCGCCTATGCCGTCCCGATGGAGGGAACTTCAATATCCTGCGATGACCTGGTCATTCCGGCGGACGCGAAAGAGGTCAAACTTGCTCACCGGTTCATCAATTTCATACACGACCCCGACGTTGCGGCGGAAAACACGAACTTCATCATGTACCTGTGTCCCAACAGTGAGAGCTACAAAAAGCTCAGCAGCGATGTTCTCGACGATCCCGTCATTTTCCTTCCCGCCGATATCAAGGGGAAATGCGAGATCATCGATGACCTGGGTGAGGACAACGCCAAATACACGAAGGTATGGGACGAAATAAAGGCGAACTGAAAGCGTGAGACGTTAAGAGTGACGCGGTTTGTCAAGAAAATCCTGAAGGGAGTCACGTGGTGCCGTTATACAACGAAAAACTCTTTACATCGGGGGCTACATCTGTTTTAACCGGGCGGTGAATTCAGGAAAGGGGAATTTTCTTCATGGCGGTACGTCCCAGGGACGCGGCGACGGTGATCCTGCTTCGCGACCGCAACGGTTCGGGTGGCGGTGGGATGGAAGTTCTTATGGTGCATCGCCATCCAAAGAGCGATTTCGTGCCTGGTTCCTATGTCTTTCCCGGCGGGGCGATGGAAGAGGAGGATTTCACGCCCGGAATGGGGGTTCTCTGCGCTGGCAGGACATGCGAAGCGGCGTATCAGGCGCTTGCCAATGCCGCCTCACCGGCAAAAGCGCTCGGCGCGTGGGTCACGGCTATCCGGGAAACCTTTGAGGAGGTCGGTCTGCTCATGGCCTACCGTGGTGACGGGACCCTCTTTTGCGCTT
This DNA window, taken from Deltaproteobacteria bacterium, encodes the following:
- a CDS encoding ABC transporter permease, which gives rise to MKRSRVPLIVTVAVLVFFYLPILVLIINSFNASRFGSTWEGWTLHWYARLLHEREIWHALKNSLIIAFSSSAVSIVLGSLAAFGLHRYETRFQRAQFMLIYTPLVMPEILMGISLLLFFVAVGMNLGLLTIFMAHVTFCISYVAMVVLGRLQDFDFSVVEAAQDLGADWWTTTVRVLLPLLAPGIIAGGLLAFTLSIDDFVITFFVAGPGSTTLPIRIYSMIKHGSPPLINALSTILLVVTFLAVWISQHLTEEKQ
- a CDS encoding spermidine/putrescine ABC transporter substrate-binding protein; this translates as MKRTIVLSVMVISALFLAFSGCSRSKPVLHVYTWADYIKPELIQRFEQEQGCQVVIDTFDSNEVMYAKLKAGGGGYDILMPSSYMVKIMHDQGMLRSLDHALLPNIQYVDPEYLKVALDPRMDYSVPYMLTTTVIAYLESRTPDFIPSWSMFDRADLAGRMTMLNDMRETIGAALKYLGYSINTRDEEQLAAARDVVIRWKKNLAKFENEQYKTGLASGEFVVVHGYSGDIMQVQEENEDIAYAVPMEGTSISCDDLVIPADAKEVKLAHRFINFIHDPDVAAENTNFIMYLCPNSESYKKLSSDVLDDPVIFLPADIKGKCEIIDDLGEDNAKYTKVWDEIKAN